In Acidimicrobiales bacterium, one DNA window encodes the following:
- a CDS encoding ABC transporter ATP-binding protein yields the protein MGKIFGSGDDELVALQDVTFDIAPGEFVSLVGPSGCGKSTLLKITSGLLDQTSGSTRFRDEEITGPDADIGLMLQTSTLFPWRNVVENICLPLDIRKDKSKDREDRVRQVLELVGLVGFENHYPPQLSGGMQQRVALCRLLISDPQLMLLDEPFGALDEFTREYLNSELARISEHEHKTTLFVTHNIAEAVFLSDTVVVMGTRPGRVLELVRPGLPRPREAKLRGTREFNDVCVSIRSILGLN from the coding sequence GTGGGAAAGATCTTCGGGTCTGGCGATGACGAGCTCGTCGCCCTGCAAGATGTCACCTTCGACATCGCGCCAGGAGAGTTCGTCAGCCTGGTCGGCCCATCGGGCTGCGGGAAGTCGACCCTTCTGAAGATCACGTCGGGGCTGCTGGACCAGACCAGCGGCAGCACGCGGTTCCGTGATGAGGAGATCACCGGACCCGACGCCGACATCGGGCTGATGCTGCAGACCTCGACTCTGTTCCCCTGGCGGAACGTCGTGGAGAACATCTGCCTGCCGCTCGACATCCGCAAGGACAAGTCCAAGGACCGCGAGGATCGGGTCCGGCAGGTGCTCGAGCTCGTCGGCCTCGTGGGGTTCGAGAACCACTACCCACCGCAGCTGTCGGGAGGGATGCAGCAGCGCGTCGCGTTGTGCCGGCTGCTGATCTCGGACCCGCAGCTCATGCTGCTCGACGAGCCCTTCGGTGCGCTCGACGAGTTCACCAGGGAGTACCTGAACAGCGAGTTGGCGCGCATCTCCGAGCACGAGCACAAGACGACGCTCTTCGTGACCCACAACATCGCCGAGGCGGTCTTCCTCTCGGACACGGTCGTGGTCATGGGGACCCGTCCCGGTCGGGTGCTCGAGCTGGTCCGACCCGGATTGCCCCGACCCCGCGAAGCCAAGCTCCGAGGCACACGCGAGTTCAACGACGTGTGCGTGTCCATCCGCTCGATTCTCGGCCTGAACTGA
- a CDS encoding prolyl oligopeptidase family serine peptidase — MPRETCGHRVTAGDLWWHASLSWQYAQFMWFHDPDQRRYGQQRKVAAYRRAAPNLVPEAHPADVPFGNDALPAWLRRPRHVTGTVPVVILIGGLESTKEESLRFENLLLERGMATLAFDGPGQGEFAAVQPLDDRFDRATSAVVDALLERDDIDPARIAVLGRSLGGFLAPLSAARDERLCAAAAFGALFDLRFFDDIPPVPASGFRQLTGIDADDAAEQEVRRIIDLSGDIASLRCPLYVQHGEQDALIPVEQAHLTAAQAVNADVTLAIDPDGDHCSHNRHHIVRPQLADWLADQLESQLIVDTLKYRPPAGRRCGRRHTPWAPALPHTGRALVRLASRGR, encoded by the coding sequence GTGCCGCGCGAGACATGCGGCCATCGGGTCACCGCCGGCGACCTGTGGTGGCACGCCTCCTTGTCGTGGCAGTACGCGCAGTTCATGTGGTTCCACGATCCCGACCAGCGACGGTACGGCCAGCAGCGCAAGGTCGCCGCGTACCGAAGGGCCGCGCCCAACCTGGTGCCCGAAGCGCACCCGGCCGATGTTCCGTTCGGAAACGATGCCCTCCCCGCGTGGCTCCGGCGCCCACGACACGTGACGGGAACCGTCCCCGTCGTCATCCTGATCGGCGGGCTCGAGAGCACCAAAGAGGAGAGCCTCCGGTTCGAGAACCTCCTCCTCGAACGGGGCATGGCCACCCTCGCGTTCGACGGGCCCGGTCAGGGCGAGTTCGCCGCGGTGCAACCGCTGGACGACCGCTTCGACCGCGCGACGAGCGCCGTGGTGGACGCCCTGCTCGAGCGCGACGACATCGATCCGGCTCGCATCGCGGTCCTCGGCCGCAGCCTCGGAGGGTTCCTCGCGCCGCTCTCGGCCGCGCGGGACGAACGGCTGTGTGCTGCCGCCGCGTTCGGCGCGCTCTTCGACCTTCGGTTCTTCGACGACATCCCACCGGTCCCAGCGAGCGGGTTCCGACAGCTGACCGGTATCGACGCCGATGACGCGGCCGAGCAGGAGGTCCGCCGGATCATCGATCTCTCCGGCGACATCGCATCGTTGCGCTGCCCCCTCTATGTGCAGCACGGGGAACAGGACGCGCTCATCCCGGTGGAGCAGGCCCACCTCACCGCCGCGCAGGCCGTCAACGCGGACGTGACCCTCGCCATCGACCCGGACGGGGATCACTGCTCACACAACCGCCACCACATCGTCCGGCCACAGCTCGCCGACTGGTTGGCTGATCAGCTCGAGTCGCAGCTGATCGTCGACACCCTGAAGTACCGTCCCCCGGCGGGTCGGCGTTGCGGTCGTCGCCACACGCCATGGGCACCAGCGCTGCCGCACACAGGCAGAGCATTGGTCCGACTCGCATCGAGGGGACGTTAG
- a CDS encoding carboxymuconolactone decarboxylase family protein has protein sequence MSRITPRTPDELDPEQRALYDSIAGGKRAQGPRVFDLTASDGSLLGPFAPLLIEPSLGAAVSALGEAIRFQSSLSDRVRELAILVVASHRSSEFEWYAHERLGRHIGLDDAVVDAVRARARPELSEPAELAAWSVVAELVGSRHLGDETFAAAVEHLGERGVFELASLVGYYELLATLMEAFDIGAPGDVDPMFRL, from the coding sequence ATGAGCAGGATCACACCCCGTACTCCCGACGAGCTCGATCCGGAGCAGCGAGCGTTGTACGACTCGATCGCCGGCGGCAAGCGGGCTCAGGGGCCCCGAGTCTTCGACCTCACCGCCTCCGACGGCTCGCTGCTCGGTCCGTTTGCACCGCTGCTCATCGAGCCGTCGCTCGGAGCCGCCGTGTCCGCCCTCGGTGAGGCCATCCGCTTCCAGTCGAGCCTCAGCGACCGGGTCCGCGAGCTCGCGATCCTCGTCGTGGCGTCACACCGCTCGAGCGAGTTCGAGTGGTACGCCCACGAGCGACTGGGTCGCCACATCGGCCTGGACGACGCGGTCGTCGACGCCGTGCGTGCCAGAGCTCGGCCCGAGCTGTCCGAACCGGCCGAGCTCGCCGCCTGGTCCGTCGTCGCCGAGCTGGTCGGCTCGCGCCACCTGGGTGACGAGACCTTTGCCGCTGCCGTCGAGCACCTGGGCGAGCGGGGCGTGTTCGAGCTGGCGTCGCTGGTCGGCTACTACGAGCTCCTCGCCACCCTCATGGAGGCGTTCGACATCGGGGCTCCTGGGGATGTCGACCCCATGTTCCGCCTGTAA
- a CDS encoding ABC transporter permease yields the protein MTDLADPPITAEPRDELRERADALKRSKRKKRRKAMAVQTVLSALTFGALALIWEVMSALDPSFWPEIILSKPTEIAPAFWEAVQTGFVWENFYVTFQATVIGFAIGAVSGLLLGLFIRPGAVVLPGLLSGGHPVPVDARIALAPVFIAWFGFGMSSKIALAATICFFPVLVNTITGLNQVGENAILLMKSMQASRWQIFFHLRIFVALPTIFAGLKAALTFALIGVIVGELKATDEGAGHLIEVASFQLRMDDVFAYLGLLSLFGLALYLLANAVERKVVYWQPGSDGEHA from the coding sequence ATGACTGACCTCGCGGACCCGCCCATCACCGCCGAGCCGAGGGACGAGCTGCGCGAACGCGCCGATGCGCTCAAACGCTCCAAGCGCAAGAAGCGCCGGAAGGCGATGGCCGTGCAGACGGTCCTCAGTGCCCTCACCTTCGGGGCCCTCGCCCTCATCTGGGAGGTGATGAGCGCCCTCGATCCCAGCTTCTGGCCCGAGATCATCCTCTCCAAGCCGACCGAGATCGCCCCGGCGTTCTGGGAGGCAGTCCAGACCGGCTTCGTGTGGGAGAACTTCTACGTCACCTTCCAGGCGACCGTCATCGGCTTCGCCATCGGAGCGGTGAGCGGGCTGCTGCTCGGGCTCTTCATTCGCCCTGGTGCCGTGGTTCTCCCAGGCCTTCTATCCGGTGGTCATCCTGTTCCAGTCGATGCCCGCATCGCGCTGGCGCCGGTGTTCATCGCCTGGTTCGGCTTCGGGATGTCCTCCAAGATCGCCCTCGCCGCCACGATCTGCTTCTTCCCCGTGCTGGTCAACACCATCACCGGGCTCAACCAGGTCGGGGAGAACGCCATCCTGTTGATGAAGTCGATGCAGGCGTCGCGGTGGCAGATCTTTTTCCACCTGCGCATCTTCGTGGCGCTTCCGACCATCTTCGCCGGCCTCAAGGCTGCGCTCACCTTCGCCCTCATCGGTGTGATCGTCGGCGAGCTGAAGGCCACCGACGAAGGAGCAGGCCACCTGATCGAGGTGGCGTCGTTCCAGCTCCGCATGGACGACGTGTTCGCCTACCTGGGCCTGCTCTCGCTCTTCGGTCTGGCGCTCTACCTCCTGGCGAACGCCGTCGAGCGCAAGGTCGTCTACTGGCAGCCGGGCAGCGACGGCGAGCACGCCTAG